From Enterococcus wangshanyuanii, the proteins below share one genomic window:
- a CDS encoding O-antigen ligase family protein: MIKKANEVLDKVEIPFILVWEIMLIMRMISTYSLIPSKFDSIIFSVISLAGGLLFIRNGFDWIKRREKPSFLLLIFTFALVISSIANAPTGLVANFKLIIWEVLLFFVAYELGKKNRKDLFSLVEKVLVFTWFVLLVISLGMFFVQFQYTMPLDKLYYGIRMGFFENRLYGVFVDPNYAATISVVSFCFSIHLFKKAQSKLYRGFLITNLIVAFFFVVLSGSRTAMIESMAITVVWVFFYFYYNKKAMALFKRLLLSTGLALVAVVVLSLTMTVTQKVSVVTAEAVSKVIVIKTNDGKDDISLYRPDTGEDSDISNSRFKLWKSAVEIFETKPLIGPSPKGLLHYAQKNLPNTWIAIKEQTPHNFLFFLLATTGLLGTIPFTLFVLYNMIKALITLFKMNRSNYLEYLFYSLIVLTVLISACLIPDIVLVNRLGALVFFLYIGRLNSKNELETSELEL; this comes from the coding sequence ATGATAAAAAAAGCTAATGAAGTTCTTGATAAGGTAGAAATACCTTTTATTCTCGTTTGGGAAATTATGTTAATCATGCGTATGATCAGTACTTATAGTCTGATTCCATCAAAATTTGACAGTATTATTTTTTCTGTTATTTCATTAGCTGGGGGATTATTATTCATTCGTAACGGGTTTGATTGGATCAAAAGACGTGAGAAGCCAAGTTTCTTGTTGCTGATCTTTACTTTTGCGTTGGTCATTTCTTCTATCGCAAATGCACCAACAGGGTTAGTTGCTAATTTTAAATTGATTATATGGGAGGTACTTCTTTTCTTCGTAGCATACGAACTTGGGAAGAAAAACCGCAAAGATTTATTTTCATTAGTAGAAAAAGTTTTAGTGTTCACATGGTTTGTTTTGTTAGTCATTTCATTAGGAATGTTTTTTGTACAATTCCAATATACAATGCCTTTAGATAAATTGTATTATGGGATTCGGATGGGCTTTTTTGAAAATCGTTTGTATGGTGTATTTGTAGATCCAAACTATGCTGCAACCATTTCTGTTGTTTCTTTTTGTTTTTCTATACATCTTTTCAAGAAGGCACAGTCAAAACTATACAGAGGGTTCTTGATTACTAATTTAATCGTTGCTTTCTTTTTCGTGGTCCTTTCAGGTTCAAGAACAGCAATGATCGAAAGTATGGCGATTACGGTTGTCTGGGTCTTTTTCTATTTCTATTATAATAAAAAAGCGATGGCACTTTTCAAACGCCTCTTACTTTCAACAGGTCTTGCATTAGTTGCTGTTGTGGTTCTTTCTTTGACTATGACGGTCACTCAAAAAGTCTCTGTTGTTACTGCTGAAGCTGTCAGCAAAGTGATCGTGATCAAAACAAACGATGGAAAAGATGATATCTCTTTATATCGTCCAGATACAGGTGAGGATTCAGATATTTCTAATAGCCGCTTTAAACTATGGAAAAGTGCGGTTGAAATATTTGAGACTAAACCATTGATCGGGCCATCTCCAAAAGGATTACTTCACTATGCTCAGAAAAATTTACCAAATACTTGGATTGCAATAAAAGAGCAAACACCGCATAATTTTCTATTTTTCTTATTGGCGACGACAGGGCTTTTAGGAACAATTCCATTTACGCTGTTCGTTTTATATAATATGATCAAAGCATTGATTACTCTTTTCAAAATGAACAGAAGTAATTATCTTGAATATTTATTCTACAGCTTGATCGTCTTGACGGTTTTGATATCTGCATGCTTGATCCCGGATATTGTATTAGTGAATCGATTAGGTGCATTAGTATTCTTCCTTTATATTGGTAGATTGAACTCCAAAAATGAGCTGGAAACGAGTGAATTAGAGCTATGA